In the genome of Bombyx mori chromosome 13, ASM3026992v2, the window CAGTTTTTATAGATATTGGCAATACCAGAAGCAAAGCGATCCAAATCGCACcaactttattttgtttttaatttcgtaGTAGGTATAATAACGTGATTTAAAAATGAAGCTCGGCGTTATTGTTTGTGATCCTTTACATTTGCACCCAGCAAAATGAAATCTCTAGCAAAATTTGTCTCACAACATTACATACAGAATGCGCAAGTCACACTGCACCTgcatgattctttttttatttaatccgaggattgcataacattttttgtttctCAGTCTATcgaaatttgtttaataaatgcAACTGTGTTTAATCCAAAGCGACGTGCTTTTACACTGCATCTTTCCATAAGTGGTCCTTTATTTCCGAACAGTCCACAAAATCAACACTGGCGACTATGCAACTACTGATGCCAATAACCCATGagtaacttatttattttatttaatgggcAAACGAACTCATCGTTACATATAACAATTAGAccacatattatgtacatacctATTATCTAAAGGTGGATAATCACTTTTCAATAATCTCGGGAAACAAGTGAGCAACGTCTAgaaagcaaagaaaaaaaatcagaatccTTTAAGCTTGATGATAATGATCTTTGATATATAACTAACGAACTGTTCACACATTAGTTAAAACACACAATATtggttaaaaaataattttaaaacgtacCTACCTATGTAGTATTTTTCTTACTTTCTTTGATAAGTCAGAAGAACATAACTTTTCACTACGAAATAAATACGAAATCATAATattcgaatttatttttaaaattccgAAGTCACTCAAAATCCgatctcagtttttttttttatctaaagcGAATAAACTTTATTAGGAAAGTGGGATAAAGGTTTGAtacaaaaaatactatattGTGAAAGGTCGCCCTGTGTCGCTTTACAAAAACTTTGTTATCGTAGACCCctctcatttattttattttttttcactttgaTAGGTGCGGTGCGGCAGGTAGACGAAAAATCTCGCAAACTTTGCATAGGTATTTTaagatttacatttttttatgatgaATGACATTATAGTGAAATGTATAAAGTAAGAATGTATAAATGTACGATTTCTTctctgcagaaataggcgctgTGAAGACAATACGCCCTTCCACCAGTAGATGCTGATTAAATATCGCAGGACACTGGTATGACAATCAAAGAACACTCCTGCCCGTTCTATTAGCTGTTATAACCTCGCCTTTAACGACATTCACGTTAAGAAGTAGCCTGGTTTTAGTCTAAGCAACACCAAACGGACACGGTTTTcggtatagaaatataataaaaaatgaatgaataGATTAGTCTTCTTGAAACAACTAGCACTATGAATCTCTGTGCTCTGAGAGGCATTGAAGTTATAATAGACACCATGGTACCTCTTAGTGCCAGTTATGCAAATAAAATCGTTGAAATGTGAGACGTTCctactcaataaaaaaaattgcaacaaATGATTACACAATGTAGCATTCTACACGAATAAATtttacgatgaaggaataagattTCAGAACTATAACTCTGCGAATGTACCTACTGCATTGTGTTTctctccctacctattcgctggtagcctaaggggctattccagctacgcccggactaGTAGGTGAGCGCACGAGTTCAACCTGGgagtatttgctaacactaccCCCAGccaaagcagtgcttcgcggaatctaccaccggatcggaatcgccacccactgagaagatccggctagaaacttagtgagctgtgtctgtaggttagttcgctcgtcgagttcgacaaggacgggGGGCGGTGCTCGAGAGGCCTAAAAAACCCGAGAGTGAATCCTGGGGATCCGACaaaacatgtttcgggcgacggcaGTTTTGCGTTACCCCGTCGCGGTCGAATATGACATTGTGATATAGCGTGCTTTTTTTAGTGCTTGCGAAGGTAGACTATGGTACGTTTCTGCTGTGAGTGAACAGTAACGGATTTGATTTTCTCCGTTGCGGTACCTAAGTCAAACCCTACTTCTGCATCGAAGACAAGACGCTGCTCGTCCACAATGAACCAAAGAGACAGATAAAACAGCGCGCATGGTTCGCTATGTCCACGTCGCGTCGCAATCATACTAGTGGCCCTTTGCAATGCTACCCTGGCTACCCAGCCTCAGTAGCTAGTAACCTCAAGCTTTTCACGTTCACTCACGTTCGGTGAAGCTAGTACATAATATTgtccatagataataatataaataataattatattatataaaatagtaatttaatatttaagaataGTCTCTCAAGCTTCTTACAACTTACGCATAGTTGTTAAATATAGCCACTGACGTATGAAACCTAATAGCACATATCGTAACTTGTAAGACAGCAGTGTTTGATATCTGATGTCAGTGTCAGTAATCTTATGTCGATTTAAAAAACTCAGACCTTTTTGGCGGGAGTGCGAAGAGTGaatttgtttgaattttttatgtttttcatttagtgtttctttaagtTTCactgtgtaataacggtggcttattaactattGAGTATCTTTGAAAGTCCACAAATGTGGTAAAATAACAAAGCTACTGAACGTACATAGCTAATcggtttttttcaaaaaattcacTGAAAAACTCTTAAAAAGTATTAACctttttactgagactttatgtttaatttcattccaattGATAAAGTCTCAAAATAATCAACTGCATCTCAGTTCGCTATCATATCCATATAATAACGGAATATAAaacttggcttaaaggtcttGTTACAAGgccatataatattaaaaataaataaaaagaaaacaaaactcaTTAAAATCAGCTGGATAAACCAAGTCGGCCAATACATTAAatgtacatacattaaaattaatagatttttttattttactcataattcataatttggacctggttaattattttttaatcaaaatcttTCATTCATAACATGGAGTACTCTAACAAGGTAATAGCAGTTTGCTTTTGTGCATTTTACTAGACTTTTCACTATTAACAAAATCTTTGAATTTCCTTCAGAATTTTCCAGAATTGAAAAATGATAGACTACTTCGAGCAGCTTTAGGAAAAAGTGTTGACAAAGTCCCTGTTTGGGTAATGCGACAAGCTGGAAGATATTTACCAGAATTTCAGGAAGTCCGAGTTAAACACGATTTTTTCACGGTTTGTCGAACTCCAGAATTAGCTTGTGAAGTAACACTGCAGCCGCTCAGAAGGTATGAGCACTTGGATGCATCTATAATATTCAGTGATATTCTTGTGATACCACAAGCACTCGGCATGACTGTTGAAATGCACCCTGGAGTCGTAAGTAAAATCCAATTTAAAAATGCTCTACCCATTCTTGAcatcattacaaaaaaatgtatttctaggGTCCAGTATTTCCTAAACCACTTCAAACCCCATCAGAAATAGATGGTCTCCAACCAGAAGGTGCAGTTTCAAGGTTGGATTATGTTGGAAAGGCTATCACACTGACAAGACATAAAATAGATGGTAAAGTTCCCTTGATTGGCTTTACTGGAGCTCCGGTAAATATCACAAATATTTAGGTATAATTTGATGCCATTGAAATATACtcatgtatttaattaattttgggaTAAAATTTTAGTTTACACTATTTGGATACATGCTAGAGGGTGGAGGAAGCAAAACAATGTCTAAAACAAAAGAATGGCTCGAGAAGTATCCTAAAGATGTCCATAGACTCCTTTGTCTTCTTACTAATGTTATAATTGACTATGTGGTGATGCAAGTAAGTTTgaaatagtatattttttgCTAAAAACATAATCGATCTTAATGTATCTTGaaaatcaaatatatttgtTCAAATGgaaatgtatataattatatgtatatgcatGTATAACTGAAGGTGGAGAGTGGAGCGCAACTTCTGCAAGTATTTGAATCAAGTGCAGATCACCTCTCAAGAGAACAATTTACTGAGTTTTCTATTCCATATTTGAAAGACATTAGAAGTGGAGTTAGAGCTAAACTTACAGAAAAATCTTTAGAACAGGTTCCTATGGTAAGttatttatagtaaaataacTTGTAAATAACATGCTCTAGAGATAATCACACAATTAAgaatacttattatattattttcagacCATATTTGCAAAAGGAGCTGGACATTCCTTAGATATTCAAGCTCAATTAGGTTATGAAACCATTGGACTAGATTGGACAGTGGATCCTACTGAAGCCAGGAAAATTGTAGGTGAAAACATTACTTTGCAAGGAAATCTTGATCCTCAGGATTTATACAAAACTCCTGTACGTAATGTATTATAAATTCTTCTGGTGACGTAAactttcatttcattcatttcagTGTCATGAATAATGATGACaagctttttttataaaacccagatttaaaaattttttttgttaaacctGAGTTAATGTGCCGTACTTATTCATTTTAGCTTGTCTTAAACTTAactttgaaaaacaaaatactttttaacGCAATAACTAAATTTAAGAAATTACACTTTTCatgtattttactttatttacattAGTAAAATCGAATTAACAAGAAATTAAGATGAAATTAGACATGTTTTTAAGAATTATTTCTTTGCAGgaagaaataaaaacacttaCAACTGAAATGGTGAAAAAGTTTGGAAAACATAGATACATAGCTAATTTGGGTCATGGGATTACACCACAAACCCCACTTGAGAGTATGACTGTTTTTACTGAAACAGTACATGAAGCTATATAAGAAGAATATTTTTATGCATGTTATATGGTTGGGAATTAAAGAATTTGCTTGTTAATACAGAAAACTTTTATTCTTAGCATACAACAAATAACTTATATTACATTGTGTATGTTGTCTTCGTATTTTGACTTGTGCCGGGCATATCTTCATCGTGACTTCCAACTGATTTCTTCACATactgtaattatttaataaattaattacatagtagaaaaaacaaaaacgaaacTTTGAGAAATCTCCCTAGCTTAAAATAGGAGACATGCATTCTATTTGTATCAAGCAAAGCAACTATGCAGCAGTTCAGGTCCAACTTTTGTAAGAAAATACATAGGATtacgaaaaaaaagaatttaaattttaattaacttggATTATTCTTTTCGAAAGGACTGATAATTACAGATGGTGaccaaaaataatgaaaagttAGGaagtaaaaataagaaaatatgaaAACAGTTCGTTTATAAAGTTCGATACTCAGTTAATGATTACCAGAGCGGTTGTTACCTGTGGATTGACTTGTATCTGAACATCCATTTCCTGTATGTACTGGTGAAGTTTAGTACAAGCAGCCATTTGCTGTTCTAAGACACACAATGTTTCCGGTGATGCATATTTTTCTGGACTATCTAGAAACACCACCATACCATCTTTTTGGTTAATCATTGCATATATTTCGCCTTCTTCAATCTGTCGAAAAACATTAAATGTGAAGTTTTGTGCCGTGTAACTCTTGTACTGTAAAGCTGAAATTAGTCGAATGTCTCTTTCTAGAGGTCGATGTGAATTGTTTCTTGCCCAGTACCTACTATACGTTTGAGTTTTGAaaacagtaatttatttttattttctttatatatttatttctttagcgTCGCTTATTACCTACCGCACAATGGAAAACATGAAATGTTGCATGCATATTTACGAGTACGAGTTCTACCagtgctgcagaaacagctcgaagGATTAATGAAGCGTACGGCGCTGGTGTGGCAAAAGAAAGCACGGTACGGTTTTGGTTTCGACGTTTTCGTTCTAGAAATTTCGACCTTCAGAAACAATCGCGTGGACGACCGGAGACCACAGTGGAAATTGAAGAATTAAAGGCTATTGTGGAAGCGGATTCATCACAAAGCAATTCAGAGATAGCTGCAGGCTTCGGGGTAAGTGATAAAACTGTATAAATCCACTTGAAGCAAATCGGGAAAGTAAAAAACTTGAACTACAGTTTTCTAAAATCTGGCCAAACGATTACGGCAGATATCTATTGTCAGCAACTGCAAACCATAAAGGAAGAAATAGCTGCTAAACAACTGAGATTAGTTAATCGCCTACGCCACTGACATCCACCGTATTCCCCGGACTTTGCTCCGACATATTACCATTTTTTTCCCGGGATTTAGACAGCTTCTTACAAGGAAAAAAATTCAACTTCGATCCGGCAATCCAAACCGCCTTCAAAGAGTTTATTGATTTTCACCCCCATGGTTTTTTTAGTAAAGGAATTAATGCACTACCTATGATATAGCAAAAGTGCATAGATAACAACGGTGCATACTTTgatcaattaaatatattttacaaaaataaattgactCTTTATTCCTCCCGTACAAAACgccaatataatattattatgttaattatttattttatcatagaACGTTTGTATACTGTCAAGCTTCccttattaataaaactaactGCACGTCTTACAGAACATAGTTCTACAAAAATTTTTCAAGATACCTAATGTTATTGATCTTACCATATTAAGTATGTATGTTTCCGCTTGAAGAGGCCCAGATAATTCCACGCGAGAAGCGACATCGCTCAACGAAAgcgttaaaaatgtttttgtcaaTCTCTGAATATTCTTCTTATACATTGAatttaaaaccttaaaaaaaattagttataaAAGACTATTCatattttccaaaatataaCACTACCTTAATTACACTGCATTTGAGTTAGTAAGTCATTATCaatcgaataaataaatttttctatttaatctAAAGCTATTATTTCAAAACAGACCTGATTAACTAGTCCCATATTCTTGTCTCTGACAAATATCTCGCGGTGTTTGCTTGCAGCATGTTGGGATGCCACTAAATCATGATATGGCGCTGACAACGGTTTCAAAAACCGACAAACCACTTGAGATGTGTATTTCGGCATTGGCAAAACCTTTAAAAAGAGTTATTACTTAAATCATTATGTCTAATAAGAACAAAACTAAAAGTACATTATaggaataaaaaatttattaaatagatttttGAAATAGAAATGAAAACCAAACAATTCTATCATGTCatggaattattattttatacaaaatttttgtataGCCAGGAAAACAACATAACATAAAATTGGATTCTTCGGTTTTGATCTTCCAATGGTACGACATGTATTTTTAGCATAGCTTGATTACatgcttattaaaaaatatattaagttatGGCTTTAGTAAAAGTCCTGCTCACTGTATGGGTTTAAAATTGAGGTTGAAGGTATCATTGGAAGGAGTAACGTACCTTTCCATGAAGTATAAGagacactaaaatatatttcttgtaTGCTTCCAACATGATGTGGGATACAACCATTGCCGGAACAGTCACTACAACTTCAAAGAAATACAAAGCTCTATCATAGTTTTTCATTGCTGTATAAATCATGCCCCCATAGTAATAATATAGTAGAAAATGTTTGGAATCATTAATACCGCCAAGCTAGAACAAATGAAGTTTTGTTAGCTAGAGTTATGAAATATAGTTTAgttcaataatataattatattattataactaataatattaataatataataaattaatagtataattactattaacttattatattatatattttattaaattaatttaatagtataattactattaacttattatattatatattttattaaattaatttaataaaatatataatataataagttaatagtaattatactattaatttattatattattaataaatatataatagtcaTAGCCTGATGATCAACCATCGCTACCGAAACACtaacatttaattataataaaaaatatacgctAATTAAGTGTTCTCTCTTTTCGTACTTCGTAAATCtgtaatatttactggtggtaggacctcttaagtccgcacgggtaggtaccaccgccccatctatttctgccgtgaagcagtaacgcgttttggtttgaagggtggggcagccgtcgtaactatactgagaccttagaacttatatctcaaggtgtgtggcgcatttacgttgtagatgtctatgggctccagtaaccacttaacaccaggtgggctgtgagctcgtccacccatctaaacaataaaaaaaaactgtaatacgTTTACTCTACTaccaacccttttttttttctagctagctgagagccttgagaggctatttcagcgtaaccttaactagtaggtgacctcacggggctcaaacctgacgatgttgctaacacgaaccctagcaagagccgtgcttcgcagaatcgaccaccggatcggaaacgcgactcactgagaagatccggcgagaaactcagtgggctgtgtctgagggttaatttactcgtcaagcccttcgtcgcaagcgaccggTTCGACGAGaccgatgaccggtgcttgaggtacctagaagcaccgttagtggatcgggatccgaaatgacgtgttgggggcgacgtcgactgctttccattctgtccgcaggatctggaatgtagttaccggcggccacgatgagagggttctcgtgtcgccAATCCTTCAGAGGTAACACTATCATAATCATTTTTAAAGAATGAAGACAAATAAAGAGGATTAAAAGGCTACACTTTACCTCATTGCCAATCCCAGTGACGTCAGTGTCCAAAAACTCAAGAGCTGGCTTCATACATTTTGAGAGCAAACAGAGCTGGCAAAGATCAGCATGAATTGAGGTCAGCTGTGAATCAAACAATTGTATCTTTCTTATagccttttttaatatttccagGCCCCTTATTGGTTGTTTGATTTCTACCAAATGATTTGTGAGTAGATGACACAAATCTGCATCTgtaattttagaaattaaatacaatacaatCGTTTTTGTATTGCTCTAGACAGGGATCTCAAAGCCCTACATGTATTAAATGATTACTGCAGCCCATAAACTcaaaatacaaattacacaaaTGACTTTAAGACAaggttgaagtttttttttatgaattatataGAGGCTATTTCACTAGTCTAGACTGCATGTCTGGAGGACTAAGTGGACTTGACTGGACTGGACTAGTGGTTAACAATATGCCATTctaacagtaattttttttgtgtttcaagCATTTTATAAATAGAGTgattaataattaactaataGGAAAGGACGAGGAAGAAGAATAGTGTATTAGTGAAGAAAATTGTACtccttttcataaaaataaaacataatactgATAATGAGAAGCAAGTGAAAGATTTGACTGTTATGCTAGATCAATGATGATTCATGAGCATAAAAAATCTTTATAGGTCAGTGATGGGATTGTTCATCTGACCCGTCCCTCAAAACATAACAGATCAGAAGCAGatctaaatcaataaatatttgtaaaaccaTTACATAAGCGTAAatctaaaatacttaatttatttttatacatatttaaattgttttgctAAGTTAAGATGAGAAAGCGATAAGATACTATTTTTTAAGAAATAGACcaatgaaaaaattaattttaatatttaaattgaattaattacacTAGCTGCTAGTGACTAGCATAATAACAGGTTATTCGTGAGTATTACTGACCTTGCACTCAGAGATAGAAAATATTTCTTATGATTGtctataattaaatattgtaataaatgagggttattttattaacaagtatttattttattttattgagtttGTGTTAAACTTTTTTCTCAGTTTTTAACTTGAAATATTAGACCACACAGCCACACAGCTTATACACAAAAGATGCTACTGATAAAGTATTATACATAAATTGATTGATAAAAATTCAGTATTTACAATCACACACTGAACTATGAAACACTCATGATTATACTACTAGGCTACTATTATACTACTAGGCTATGAGCAGGGTCAACTCTAGTTTTCAGAGATATCAAAGAAGGTAAAATATATAGAGGTTCAGCATTCTGACTAAAAAAGATTGACAAAATGAAAAGCAGACTTACATAAATCAGTTGCAAATCGAACTTGTTCACCATTGCAGTTATTGATAAAATCATGAAACTGTTGATACATAGTTGACCTATCAACTTCTGGATTGCCCTGTAAGGTACATAAGTTATATTGATTCAGAAAACAGAAATAAAAGTAGTTAATATGTGATGAACAGTTTATTTCATGCTGTAGAACATTATACAGTTCAAAACAAAGAGAAAACCTAagttaacattatattattacgagatatttttttcaaattaatattggACCTCATTAAGTTTGTCAGTATCAATAAATATACTACTacagatttttttcaaaattcatgTTGGGTGACTTTGCAGCtttttaatacgattttattagcttcagttgtatgtatgttagtatgtaacagaatctttgaacatgattttgacccccttacCATGCATGcaccatgcaccccatgcttttttacaataaaataattttttcttacaccatttttaaatcaaatttattttctattttttagttggattttctacaaaagcgtattttgttagtatttttaaaccattatttatttaatttgagtTTAGGCATAAAATGCCTTgatagatataaaatatatataatatatgttataATTATTGCTGTGAATATTTAgtgatactagaggtcccgcagtagtcgaaattcaactatgattaattggaattgtaagtttttacactattatgattgtattttatacttctataatcacaaatttcaccaagactacactataaaaaatattaacaaagacaaacaatatttaatttcaatttgacaacagacgtcaagaacaaaagtttgacaataaatagtatgcatgcgtgtgtgcgtcaaatacaaggtatgtagtgtgtgtaatgttttctttattgatttaatgtatcttttatgcattattcaaaaaatatattaacatcatgcacttcttctgtatattctctataagtgtggaaaatttcatactcctccgtccgcgcaattttcttaaaaagggatacaaagttcttgcttcatgtattaatatatagattttgataCAGTTTAAGTTAGACTTAACATACATTTAGATTTCAATTACACTTTAAGGCcattgtaataatttatgtaaagttagaatgcataattaaaacacTTACCGGAGGCAAGGAAAATTTGGCCACCAGGACTGCTAAAAC includes:
- the LOC101742891 gene encoding COP9 signalosome complex subunit 3, whose product is MASPLEQFVNNVRTMSASGNFRDLYEIIAKSDEVLQRNSFHLNTVLETLDIQQHSLGVLAVLVAKFSLPPGNPEVDRSTMYQQFHDFINNCNGEQVRFATDLYADLCHLLTNHLVEIKQPIRGLEILKKAIRKIQLFDSQLTSIHADLCQLCLLSKCMKPALEFLDTDVTGIGNELGGINDSKHFLLYYYYGGMIYTAMKNYDRALYFFEVVVTVPAMVVSHIMLEAYKKYILVSLILHGKVLPMPKYTSQVVCRFLKPLSAPYHDLVASQHAASKHREIFVRDKNMGLVNQVLNSMYKKNIQRLTKTFLTLSLSDVASRVELSGPLQAETYILNMIEEGEIYAMINQKDGMVVFLDSPEKYASPETLCVLEQQMAACTKLHQYIQEMDVQIQVNPQYVKKSVGSHDEDMPGTSQNTKTTYTM
- the LOC101742739 gene encoding uroporphyrinogen decarboxylase; this encodes MEYSNKNFPELKNDRLLRAALGKSVDKVPVWVMRQAGRYLPEFQEVRVKHDFFTVCRTPELACEVTLQPLRRYEHLDASIIFSDILVIPQALGMTVEMHPGVGPVFPKPLQTPSEIDGLQPEGAVSRLDYVGKAITLTRHKIDGKVPLIGFTGAPFTLFGYMLEGGGSKTMSKTKEWLEKYPKDVHRLLCLLTNVIIDYVVMQVESGAQLLQVFESSADHLSREQFTEFSIPYLKDIRSGVRAKLTEKSLEQVPMTIFAKGAGHSLDIQAQLGYETIGLDWTVDPTEARKIVGENITLQGNLDPQDLYKTPEEIKTLTTEMVKKFGKHRYIANLGHGITPQTPLESMTVFTETVHEAI